A segment of the Lepus europaeus isolate LE1 chromosome X, mLepTim1.pri, whole genome shotgun sequence genome:
CTTGCAGGTGAATGGCGTCACTACGGACTGGCACACTCCCTTGTTTAATGCTTGTGTCAGTGGCAGCCAGGCTTGTGTGAATTTGCTTCTGCAGCATGGAGCCAGCCCCCATCCTGAGAGTGATCTGGCGTCTCCCATCCACGAAGCTGCTAAGAGAGGTGAATCTTCCTTCTTGTTGAAAGAAGGGGGAAAGGGGAAGAATATTTTAGAGATGTAGTTGTCAAAATGGGGTCCTGGGGCTAGAAGTTTCCGCATGACCTGGCTTGCAAATGCAGAGTTCTGACCTCACTCAAGGCCCGGGGAAGTCAGTCACTGTGGGCGGTCATGTGTGTTGTATTTAGCAAGCCCTCCTGGCGATTCTGATGCACAGCAAGTTTTAGAACCTCCCTTTGAGAGCAGTATTCCTGGGACAGGACATGGCAGAGAGTAAACTATCCACCAGTATTTGTGGACTGTATTGAAGAACCCATGACCATCAAAAtcgagtttttgtttgttttttaagattttattttttatttatttgagaggtagagttacaaacagagagagagagagaggtcctccatctgctggttcactccccagatggctgcaatggccggagctgtaccaatccgaagccaggagccaggagcttctgggtctcccatgcaggcacaggggcccaagcacttgagccactttctactgctttcccaagtcatagcagagagctggatcgtaagtggagcagccaagactcgaaccagcatccataagggatgctggcactgcaggcggcggcttagcccactatgccacttACCAGCCCCCAAATCaagtttttttctaaaacaaattaTGTTCTTCTCTTAAAGAGTATTGTCTAAGGACCACTTAAGTTTGCCAAGTGAAACAAACTTTCAATTTTTGGAACTATTAGATGTTGTATGCATTTCAGGGTGATTCTTTTCATAAAGCTACAGTTTTCTTGAAATTCTTAACTTGGAGATGAAAAATAAAGTCGCAAATTTTGCTTTGCTCTGATGTTTATCATCATCCTCTTCATGCCCACAACTTGCCAGAGGGCTTTTCATTACCCTGTGCCTTTCACAGGAAGGCTTCCCAGGTCACTGCACCACTGCAAGTGAGAACAAGCTCCTGcagcattaatatttatttattaagagacACGCTAACCCTGCTGATTCACTGGGTACattcaatgaaaatgaaatcacaggAAATGTAAAGGAGAACAGTTGAAAGCGTGGACCAAGCTCTTACTGAAGCTGACTGGGTGGACTGGGCTCTACTCATGGACTTGGCAGCTCCTTCTAAGCCTTGCTTGCATCCATTTCCCCAGGCCTGCCCTTGGTGAGGTGGTAAATCGCCCACACCATGCCCTTTCTTTGACAGGTCCACCTTCAGTCCCTGTTCCTCCAGAGTATTCCTCAATTGCCACTTCCATTTCTGTACCTGTGCCAATTGCAAAGCCACAAGCCACTGGTAAAGGTGGATGGTTGCTGCCTCCTTACCGAGGCTAGCAAACTCCAGTGCAATTGCACCCACAGCTGCGACTGCATCTTGGGATCAACTCATTCCCTAAAATCATTCCATATTCTAAGTAAAGGAAAGAGCCTTTGTCCCTGGATAAGTTGTTAACAAATTTAGACACACAAAACCTGGGGATGATATTGTTTCTCTTGCCAAGGGAACTTGTGCTGTAACTGTTTTCTCTTGCTTTGGGCTGCAGGTCATGTGGAGTGTGTTGAAGCTCTTGCAGCTCACGGGGGCAACATTGACCATAACATCAGTCACATGGGAACGCCTCTCTATTTGGCTTGTGAATACCAGCAGATAGCCTGTGCCAAAAAACTCCTGGagtcaggtaaaaaaaaaaaggcaaaacaaggACAGAGAATGAAAACTCAATTAAATATACTTTAAAGATCTTTCCATTGTAGTGGAGCAAGGAGTGTGAGCAATAGAGTTGGACAGGATTAGGGTTCAAGTTGATTGTGTTTCCAGGGGGCACTGTGTTACACTGTTCGTAGCTCATTTCTCACACTTGTAACCAAGATGATGTTGATGGCGATGACACGTCCTTCCAGGGTGGTCCTCAGTGATGATtggtttttcctctcttctctgcttttccttctctgatCAGTCATATTATTAGACTGTGCATAACTTGTAAACTGGCTGCATTTGGGCTGCGTCTTCTGATTTGGGACCTTCTTTTCCAGTTCTCTTTGGGAAATAGAACTTGCCCCATTTTTGGTCCAttgtaaatattatattttctttgtaaagctCTGTGTACCATCATGCCTTTTCACTTCCCTGCTGTTGTCCAACTCCATGTCCTCACTTCCTTCATTAttggagtcctgtctgctctttaAGACTCCAGTAACCTCTTCTCCCACTGAATATTTCTATTGTCCTTATTGCCTTCCACTCATTTGGCAGCCATTGCTACGAATTATGAGGTTGATTCTTATCCTGCTTCCCTAATgcgctttctctttctgtctctcatacactcacacacacacacacacacacacacaccccacacacaaacacagagacctaTATAGATTTTAAGATCCTACCCAGGAAAGTGCCATGTTTGGCATCCCTTACAAGGCAAAGAACATGGAAGACCAATCCAGTTAACATTTGCTGAGTGCACGTAGATTCTCATTTTATTAGAGGGACAACATGTAAGGCAAGCCATGTCTCCAGATGTCACAGTGAGAGCCAGGAGGTGGGCTGGGATGAGGATTTGTGAAGAGTGCGTGGTGGGGATGGTTCTAGAAACCTACCTTATTCCTGATGAGAACATGGTCACCTGATTTGTGACCTTGTGGTTGGCCCTCCTCATCTAGGAGATGCCCCCTGAGTTGGTAGCTTTTAGACCACACAGTCCTAAGTGCCAGGTTTTAAACCCTATGGTAGCTGCCCCGCTTGTGGATTTGGCTGCTTGCACAGATGAGATTTCACCATGTAGCCTCATTCTGTTTACTAGCTAATATGTAGGCGACATCAATAGTACATGCGCAGCTTTCACGTCACCACAACTTCACTTACATTTGTCATGCCTATGTATAGTGTCCCACATGAGTTTTTACCTTCATATGCTACGTGGTTTCTGCTGCCCATCGGATCACATTGTCAAGTGGCATTTTCCCTATATTATTAAATGGTATCAAGTCAACTCCCATTTTCTCCagaccacccttctcaccagggGAACCCCTTTGGTCAGGGTCTTTGGGGGACTGACTGCTTTGAGAAGACAGGTGGTTGGACTGTACTCCTCAGCTGACCATTTTTGTTCCCGTGCCTGTTTAGGAGCAACCGTGAACCAAGGTAGAGGTCTGGAGTCCCCTCTTCACGCAGCAGCCAGGGCGTCCAGTGTGGATCTGGCTGCCTTGCTCATGGACTTTGGAGCAGACACCCAGGCTAAGAATGCCGAAGGCAAGCGTCCtgcagagctggtgcctccagagAGCCCTGTGATGCAGCTCTTCTTGCAGAGagaaggtgcttcttccttgccCGAACCTAAGTCCTAACCCTAGACTCCTACGGGCTCTAGTAGGAGGCAAGTAGTTCTTGAGTTCTAACTGCCAGTTCTGTAAATGATCATTCTCTGCTATTACTCAATGTGGGGAAGTTGAGCTAATTGAGTAAAGAGGTACAGGCaccgcgctgtggcatagtgggctaagcctgcacctgcggcgccggaatcccaATATGGCCGCTAGATCCTGTCTTGggtgttctctgctgtggcctgggaaagcagtggaagatgacctacgtgcttgggcccctgcacccgcatgggagaccaggaagaaactcctggcttcggattggtacagctccagctgttgtggccatttggggagtgaaccagcagatgtaagatctttctctgtctctccctctctttgtttgtaactctacctctcaaataaataaaaaataaaatcttaaaaaaaataggtacaGTACCGGTTATGTAGCAAATGACCATCCTGCTGTTTGGAATGAGCTGATATCCTTACCTGGGGTAGAtgagttttcaaagaaataagacaTTCTTTTAGCATTTTAATATTAAAGTTGTCTAAAACATGCTTTAGAATGATGGTTCTTTGGGTTTGTGTGATGCCTCAGGATGTCTTACTGCCCTACAGATGGGCCAAACTACTGGGCATTTGGTTTCTGGGATTAAAGTGCCACTAATTAATAGTGTAGGGAATTTCTTGGAGGATTCACAGCAACCCAGAGACATTTACATTTATACGTTAACCAACTAAGTCCACACTCCTCTGTGGAAAGTAACTGACAGTCTCAACCCCAACAACTGAACATTCCTTCGGCTTTGAGTTTGGAGGCAACTCGGGTTGAGGAGACACCTGCTTGCAGTCTTAATTGCCCCAAGAGGCAGCTGAGCAGCCAGCTCAGTCCTGCTTTCTCAGTAGACTGTGGCCTGTTTTAAGTTGTAGGGGTGGTGGGATTTTTGGAGCAGCCTGCCTCACCAGAAGGATGCTGATGCCTGGTGATCTGGTTATTTTGTCCCCGAATGCTGATTAGTGTGGCCGGCTTGAGGCAGAAACTGTAACCTGGGCCTTCCTCCTACACCCACTGCCCCAGGATGCTGAGGGCAGCCAAGCTCCTGCCTTGAAGCTTCGCCAAACAAGGCAGTGTATTCCCTGCGGGGCCAGGGGAGAGTACAGGGAAGACTGACCCAGCCCCAAGGAGCAGACCAACTGAGACCCTTTCTGTCAAGCAGTGGCATAATCACTGGAAAGGTCTACATTTTGATCACCTCCTGTTTTCCTCCAATTCTCTCTATACCCAGGGCCGAGTTCTCCATCAGGCACAGATGGCACAGTGCCTTGGGCCCACAGAAATGTCTTAACTTCTTTtaaaactggaagaaaaaaatgcataaagCTCAACCTGGATTATGCTCATCTTTCTACCAACACTGttgtaaaatacaatttttttttaattgggaaagGGTTCCACAAAGGCAAAAGGGCCTCAGGGTCTCCTAAAGCCATCATGTAGGATGCGTGTATCCCCTTCACTCATCAGATGATCTCATAGGATTTTGACGTAGCCTTCATTGGCTTCTCCATCTTGATGTCTCAGAATTGCCTTTGCTGCCTTCGCTTCACATTTCGCATGGTGACAATGTGGATAAAGAGTCCCATTGGTCTGTTAAGTGTTGTTTGCTGTT
Coding sequences within it:
- the ASB9 gene encoding ankyrin repeat and SOCS box protein 9 isoform X1 gives rise to the protein MDGEQGGRIGSKPPGLEGSPDARLLANPLMGDVVSDWSPVHEAAIHGRVLSLRNLISQGWPVNLITADRVSPLHEACLGGHLLCANILLKHGAQLFLQVNGVTTDWHTPLFNACVSGSQACVNLLLQHGASPHPESDLASPIHEAAKRGHVECVEALAAHGGNIDHNISHMGTPLYLACEYQQIACAKKLLESGATVNQGRGLESPLHAAARASSVDLAALLMDFGADTQAKNAEGKRPAELVPPESPVMQLFLQREGPPSLLQLCRLRIRGCFGARQHHRIGALLLPEHLKRFLLHL
- the ASB9 gene encoding ankyrin repeat and SOCS box protein 9 isoform X3 encodes the protein MDGEQGGRIGSKPPGLEGSPDARLLANPLMGDVVSDWSPVHEAAIHGRVLSLRNLISQGWPVNLITADRVSPLHEACLGGHLLCANILLKHGAQLFLQVNGVTTDWHTPLFNACVSGSQACVNLLLQHGASPHPESDLASPIHEAAKRGHVECVEALAAHGGNIDHNISHMGTPLYLACEYQQIACAKKLLESGATVNQGRGLESPLHAAARASSVDLAALLMDFGADTQAKNAEGKRPAELVPPESPVMQLFLQREGASSLPEPKS
- the ASB9 gene encoding ankyrin repeat and SOCS box protein 9 isoform X5; translated protein: MGWPVNLITADRVSPLHEACLGGHLLCANILLKHGAQLFLQVNGVTTDWHTPLFNACVSGSQACVNLLLQHGASPHPESDLASPIHEAAKRGHVECVEALAAHGGNIDHNISHMGTPLYLACEYQQIACAKKLLESGATVNQGRGLESPLHAAARASSVDLAALLMDFGADTQAKNAEGKRPAELVPPESPVMQLFLQREGPPSLLQLCRLRIRGCFGARQHHRIGALLLPEHLKRFLLHL
- the ASB9 gene encoding ankyrin repeat and SOCS box protein 9 isoform X2, with protein sequence MDGEQGGRIGSKPPGLEGSPDARLLANPLMGDVVSDWSPVHEAAIHGRVLSLRNLISQGWPVNLITADRVSPLHEACLGGHLLCANILLKHGAQVNGVTTDWHTPLFNACVSGSQACVNLLLQHGASPHPESDLASPIHEAAKRGHVECVEALAAHGGNIDHNISHMGTPLYLACEYQQIACAKKLLESGATVNQGRGLESPLHAAARASSVDLAALLMDFGADTQAKNAEGKRPAELVPPESPVMQLFLQREGPPSLLQLCRLRIRGCFGARQHHRIGALLLPEHLKRFLLHL
- the ASB9 gene encoding ankyrin repeat and SOCS box protein 9 isoform X4; the encoded protein is MDGEQGGRIGSKPPGLEGSPDARLLANPLMGDVVSDWSPVHEAAIHGRVLSLRNLISQGWPVNLITADRVSPLHEACLGGHLLCANILLKHGAQVNGVTTDWHTPLFNACVSGSQACVNLLLQHGASPHPESDLASPIHEAAKRGHVECVEALAAHGGNIDHNISHMGTPLYLACEYQQIACAKKLLESGATVNQGRGLESPLHAAARASSVDLAALLMDFGADTQAKNAEGKRPAELVPPESPVMQLFLQREGASSLPEPKS